Part of the Ktedonobacteraceae bacterium genome is shown below.
AGACCGCCGGTTCGCTGGCAATCAAAGAGGCCGTTCGCAAAGCAGCTCCAATCCTACTTGAACCGGTGATGTTGGTAGAGGTAACCACTTCAGAAGAATTCTATGGTGACGTAATTGGTGATCTCAATCGTCGCCGTGGAACTATCCTGGGTATGGATAATCGAGGATCAATGGTGGTAGTGCGAGGCCATGTTCCCCTCGCCGAAATGTTCGGCTACGTGAATGACCTCCGTTCAATGACCAGCGGTCGCGCCAACTATTCGATGGAGTTTGCACACTACGATCCGGTGCCGCGAGGCATCGGCGATACAATTATCGCCAAAGCGACTCGCTAAAGCGCACCGCGATAACAACGTTTGATGAAATAAACCGGCAACAGACGGATAAATCGACGATGGGTGCGATCAACCGTCCCATAGGGTCGTAGGCCCCGATTGATCGCGGGCAGCGCCGATTTATCGGCCCCCGGCGGAATTACCTGATAATTTCGTCAAAATCGACTATTCGGCCCTACCCGGTGCCGAAATCAGAGGCACGGCCTACCGGGTATCGTACTGCTATCTTTTAAAGTTTGTCCAGCATGCAGACTGGATGAGGAGTAAAGACAAAGAGTGTGCTGTCGCAAAGGTGCAACCTCTGAGCACAGATGCACTGAGCACAATGGAGGATGACAAACTCTTATGGCAAAGAAGAAATTTGAGCGAACGAAACCGCATGTGAACGTGGGCACCATCGGCCATATCGACCATGGCAAGACGACCTTGACGGCGGCGATCACCAAAGTGCTGGCCAAAGCCAACGCCGCCAACAAGTACATCGCTTTCGACCAGATCGACAAAGCGCCCGAGGAGCGCGAGCGCGGCATCACGATTGCCATTGCCCACGTCGAATATGAGACCGAGAAACGCCACTACGCGCACGTGGACTGCCCAGGACATGCCGACTACATCAAGAAC
Proteins encoded:
- a CDS encoding GTP-binding protein — encoded protein: MAKKKFERTKPHVNVGTIGHIDHGKTTLTAAITKVLAKANAANKYIAFDQIDKAPEERERGITIAIAHVEYETEKRHYAHVDCPGHADYIKN